A single region of the Armatimonadota bacterium genome encodes:
- the leuS gene encoding leucine--tRNA ligase, translating into MEDRYQPQQIEQKWQKRWQEAQLFRAVDFSPKPKLYALDFFPYPSGDGLSVGHCRNYIPTDTFCRYKHMKGFNVLHPMGWDAFGLPAENEAIRKRSHPSKTVPRYIANYKRQMNMIGISYDWSREINSSSPDYYKWTQWFFLLLYKRGLAYRSTAPANWCPSCKTVLANEEVEGGACWRCGSIVEKRDLPQWFFKITDYAERLLNDLELINWPEGIKMMQRNWIGRSEGMEFQMPVADAEGKPSGKSFWVFTTRVDTTFGMSFAVLAPEHPLVREITTPDRREEVEAYIARSQRETEIERLSTERVRDGVFTGAYAINPVNGQLVPIFIADYVLMGYGTGAIMAVPAHDERDFDFAKRYGLPIPVVIAPPGWNGEPLEQAYTGEGTMVNSGEFSGLPSEEGKQRIADWMEARGIGKRRVNYRLRDWLISRQRYWGAPIPIIHCPKCGIVPVPEEQLPVLLPDVEHYEPTGTGKSPLANIPEFVNTTCPQCGGAAERETDTMGGFACSSWYFLRFASPHETDRPFNPDAVRYWLPVDVYVGGAEHAVMHLLYARFWVKVMYDAGLVHFVEPFLTLRNQGMVLAPDPDEPDVMVKMSKSKGNVVTPDAVVEKHGADTLRLYELFVAPFDQAIEWREEGVSGANRFLHRVWRLVLDTIPHYHRDWKEKLQGAELTADERKLRRKTHQTIKKVGEDIEDFRFNTAVAAVMEWVNLMYDLKDTLIASPAFSEAIYSLILVLAPFTPHIADELWERLGYEGFTYNQPYPDYDETVAAAEELNIVVQVNGKLRDVLVVPVDTPQEELERLALASPKVQQFTNGKTVKKIIVVPNKLVNVVVG; encoded by the coding sequence ATGGAGGACAGGTATCAACCGCAACAGATAGAGCAAAAATGGCAAAAACGCTGGCAGGAAGCGCAACTGTTTCGTGCAGTGGATTTCAGCCCGAAGCCCAAACTGTACGCCCTGGACTTCTTCCCCTATCCTTCGGGCGACGGGCTGTCGGTCGGGCACTGTCGGAACTACATCCCCACCGACACCTTCTGCCGCTACAAACACATGAAGGGCTTCAACGTGCTGCACCCGATGGGATGGGATGCGTTCGGTCTACCTGCAGAGAACGAAGCCATCCGCAAACGCTCGCACCCCAGCAAAACGGTGCCCCGTTACATCGCCAATTACAAGCGGCAGATGAACATGATAGGCATCTCCTACGACTGGAGCCGTGAGATTAACTCCAGCTCGCCGGATTACTATAAATGGACACAGTGGTTCTTCCTGTTGCTGTACAAGCGTGGGCTGGCGTACCGCTCCACCGCCCCTGCCAACTGGTGTCCCTCCTGCAAGACGGTGCTGGCGAACGAAGAGGTAGAAGGCGGTGCGTGCTGGCGGTGCGGCAGTATCGTGGAGAAGCGCGACCTGCCCCAGTGGTTCTTCAAGATTACCGACTACGCCGAACGATTGCTCAACGATTTGGAGCTCATCAACTGGCCCGAAGGCATCAAGATGATGCAGCGCAACTGGATTGGGCGTAGCGAGGGCATGGAGTTCCAGATGCCGGTCGCCGACGCAGAAGGCAAGCCATCGGGCAAATCCTTCTGGGTGTTCACCACGCGCGTGGACACCACTTTCGGCATGTCGTTTGCGGTGCTGGCGCCGGAACATCCTCTGGTGCGTGAGATTACCACCCCCGACCGACGCGAGGAAGTAGAAGCGTATATCGCCCGCAGCCAGCGCGAGACGGAGATTGAACGCCTCTCCACAGAGCGCGTGCGGGACGGCGTGTTCACCGGCGCGTACGCCATCAACCCGGTCAACGGACAGCTGGTGCCTATCTTCATCGCCGACTATGTGCTGATGGGCTACGGCACGGGCGCGATTATGGCGGTGCCTGCACACGATGAGCGCGACTTTGATTTTGCCAAACGGTACGGGTTGCCTATCCCTGTCGTGATTGCCCCTCCCGGCTGGAACGGCGAACCGCTGGAGCAGGCGTACACCGGCGAAGGCACGATGGTGAACAGCGGCGAGTTTAGTGGACTGCCCAGCGAAGAGGGCAAACAGCGTATCGCCGACTGGATGGAGGCACGAGGCATCGGCAAGCGGCGCGTGAACTACCGCTTGCGCGACTGGCTGATTAGCCGGCAGCGTTACTGGGGTGCGCCGATCCCCATTATCCACTGCCCGAAGTGCGGCATCGTGCCCGTTCCCGAAGAGCAGCTGCCTGTGCTGCTGCCTGACGTGGAGCACTATGAGCCGACAGGCACGGGCAAATCGCCTCTGGCGAACATCCCGGAGTTTGTGAACACCACCTGCCCGCAGTGCGGAGGCGCCGCCGAGCGCGAGACCGACACGATGGGGGGCTTTGCCTGCTCCTCGTGGTACTTCCTGCGGTTTGCCAGCCCGCACGAGACCGACCGCCCCTTCAACCCCGATGCAGTACGTTACTGGCTGCCCGTCGATGTGTATGTGGGCGGGGCGGAGCACGCGGTGATGCATCTGCTGTACGCCCGCTTCTGGGTAAAGGTGATGTACGACGCCGGGCTGGTGCACTTCGTAGAGCCTTTCCTCACCCTGCGCAACCAGGGCATGGTGCTGGCTCCTGACCCCGACGAACCCGATGTGATGGTCAAGATGTCCAAGTCCAAGGGTAACGTGGTCACGCCCGATGCAGTGGTGGAAAAACACGGCGCCGATACCCTGCGTCTGTACGAGCTGTTCGTGGCACCTTTTGACCAGGCGATTGAGTGGCGCGAGGAAGGCGTGAGCGGAGCCAACCGTTTCCTGCACCGCGTGTGGCGACTGGTGCTGGACACCATCCCGCACTATCACCGCGACTGGAAAGAGAAACTGCAGGGCGCAGAACTGACCGCCGATGAGCGCAAACTGCGACGCAAGACGCACCAGACGATCAAGAAAGTGGGCGAGGATATCGAGGACTTCCGCTTTAACACTGCAGTGGCGGCGGTGATGGAATGGGTCAACCTGATGTACGACCTGAAGGATACGCTGATAGCCTCTCCCGCTTTCAGCGAGGCGATATACTCGCTGATACTGGTGCTGGCGCCGTTTACCCCGCATATCGCCGACGAGCTGTGGGAGAGGCTGGGCTACGAAGGCTTTACCTATAACCAACCTTACCCCGATTACGATGAGACGGTCGCGGCAGCGGAGGAGTTGAATATCGTCGTGCAGGTGAACGGCAAACTGCGGGACGTGCTGGTGGTTCCGGTAGACACCCCTCAGGAGGAGCTGGAGCGACTGGCGCTGGCAAGCCCCAAAGTACAGCAATTCACCAACGGCAAGACGGTGAAAAAGATCATCGTCGTGCCGAATAAGCTGGTGAACGTGGTGGTGGGATAA